The sequence TGGAAATATGCAAAGCCCTATAAAAGGGGACGGACTTGATTTCAAAGAGATTAAAGATTATATAGATGAGGATTTAAAAAAAATAAATTGGAAAGCCACAGCTAAAAGTGGAGCTATAAAAGCCAATGTTTTTAATGAGACAAGGCAGATAAATATAGTTGTAGTTTTAATGCTTAGTGGTAGTTTAAAATTTGGCTCAGTTAGGCTAAAGCGTGATCTTGCGACTGAAATTTTTGCTCTTTTGTCTTTAGCGGCAGTTGAGAGTAAAAATCTGCTTTATCCGATTATTTTTAGTGATAAATTAGAAAAGTTTTATCCAGCTTTAAAGAGCCAAGATGGCGTATATCAAGCTATAGAAGACTCTTTAAATATTGATGTTTTAGGTAAAGATGTTGATTATAAAAATCTATGTGATACCA is a genomic window of Campylobacter blaseri containing:
- a CDS encoding DUF58 domain-containing protein — translated: MQRAKEIFFKAKKDIYNQNFGNMQSPIKGDGLDFKEIKDYIDEDLKKINWKATAKSGAIKANVFNETRQINIVVVLMLSGSLKFGSVRLKRDLATEIFALLSLAAVESKNLLYPIIFSDKLEKFYPALKSQDGVYQAIEDSLNIDVLGKDVDYKNLCDTINSTIRRKSAIFIISDFLKEPDFTDIAYYNDVYSIIIRDKIEEELKFDSDMDLINPVKLDKFELHLDKSVVERYKELLKEHDRKVKNHFLENRIFSDKIYTDDEVLPKLIKITRS